From one Streptomyces sp. NBC_01478 genomic stretch:
- a CDS encoding PHP domain-containing protein, with product MTEQQLPTWADPSVSPAALDAQGVSRRQLLRRAGLFGAAFTLGAGPLATSASAAGRGYGGNDPHLAYLVGDHHVHSVYSHDAKYTFSQQAKAAAKYGLDWMVFNEHSNFGHASYGAQLEHAEILKARAENPRQLIFQGLEWYIPAAEHCTVFATPGRHEVDLLTQFELAYDGKLLGYTEGSAGATDTPRNEAHAVKAIKWLAEQRRSGYVDDVLVLANHPLRLGIDSPHEMRAWRDAAPEIMIGMEGAPGAQGAALPGWRGATSIRGEYENKPSAQSWAGYPAEAYVTYGGFDWATATVGGLWDSMLAEGRLFSITTNSDNHRTVYDTWANGAWPEGQNFDNTGKLPDPVQTGTPQPGSDFWPGEFSRTHVGVTRYGYGAVMAGMRAGRVWVDHGHLLDGLDVRLKRDCDHGQGVTLGGRLRVRKGDRLTLNITVTTASRPNAQGILPELAHVDVIRGAVRGAVSDRDAWRAPDTKVVRTADVSGRKGTYTLRVPVTAGDESFYLRLRGSDGERHGAGYLGASVDPHGPIPHEPGNGDPWADTWFYSNPIFVDLAGN from the coding sequence ATGACCGAGCAGCAACTGCCCACCTGGGCCGACCCGTCCGTCTCCCCCGCCGCCCTCGACGCGCAAGGTGTCTCCCGACGCCAACTCCTGCGCCGCGCGGGCCTGTTCGGCGCCGCGTTCACCCTCGGCGCGGGACCGCTCGCCACGTCCGCCTCGGCGGCGGGCCGGGGCTACGGCGGCAACGATCCGCACCTCGCCTACCTAGTCGGCGACCACCACGTGCACTCCGTGTACAGCCACGACGCCAAGTACACGTTCTCCCAGCAGGCGAAGGCCGCCGCGAAGTACGGCCTCGACTGGATGGTGTTCAACGAGCACTCCAACTTCGGACACGCCTCCTACGGCGCCCAGTTGGAGCACGCCGAGATCCTCAAGGCACGCGCCGAGAACCCCCGCCAGCTCATCTTCCAGGGCCTGGAGTGGTACATCCCGGCCGCCGAGCACTGCACGGTGTTCGCCACGCCCGGCCGGCACGAGGTGGATCTGCTCACGCAGTTCGAACTCGCCTACGACGGCAAGCTGCTGGGCTACACCGAGGGCTCGGCCGGCGCCACGGACACCCCACGCAACGAGGCCCATGCCGTGAAGGCCATCAAGTGGCTGGCGGAGCAGCGCCGTTCGGGCTACGTGGACGACGTCCTCGTGCTCGCCAACCACCCGCTGCGCCTGGGCATCGACTCCCCGCACGAGATGCGCGCCTGGCGGGACGCGGCCCCCGAGATCATGATCGGCATGGAGGGCGCACCCGGCGCGCAGGGCGCGGCGCTCCCCGGCTGGCGTGGTGCGACGTCGATCCGGGGCGAGTACGAGAACAAGCCGTCGGCGCAGTCCTGGGCGGGCTATCCGGCGGAAGCGTATGTGACGTACGGCGGTTTCGACTGGGCGACGGCGACCGTCGGCGGGCTGTGGGACTCGATGCTGGCCGAGGGCCGGCTGTTCTCGATCACCACCAACTCCGACAACCACCGTACGGTCTACGACACTTGGGCCAACGGTGCCTGGCCCGAGGGGCAGAACTTCGACAACACCGGCAAGCTGCCCGACCCGGTGCAGACCGGCACCCCGCAGCCCGGCAGCGACTTCTGGCCCGGCGAGTTCAGCCGCACGCACGTCGGCGTGACCCGCTACGGCTACGGCGCGGTGATGGCGGGGATGCGCGCGGGCCGGGTCTGGGTCGACCACGGGCATCTGCTGGACGGGCTCGACGTCCGTCTGAAGCGGGACTGCGACCACGGCCAGGGCGTCACGCTGGGCGGCCGGCTGCGGGTCCGCAAGGGCGACAGGCTCACGCTGAACATCACCGTGACGACCGCCTCGCGGCCCAACGCCCAGGGAATTCTGCCCGAGTTGGCGCATGTGGACGTGATCCGGGGTGCGGTGCGCGGTGCGGTGTCCGACCGGGACGCGTGGCGGGCGCCGGACACGAAGGTCGTGCGGACGGCGGACGTGAGCGGCCGCAAGGGGACGTACACGCTGCGCGTCCCGGTGACCGCCGGGGACGAGTCCTTCTACCTGCGGCTGCGCGGCAGCGACGGCGAGCGGCACGGCGCGGGCTACCTCGGCGCCTCCGTCGATCCGCACGGCCCGATCCCCCACGAGCCCGGAAACGGTGACCCGTGGGCCGACACATGGTTCTATTCCAACCCCATCTTCGTCGACCTGGCAGGTAACTGA
- a CDS encoding LamG-like jellyroll fold domain-containing protein, whose protein sequence is MCTSHEHEYEHDQCETAQAGAGRRSFLRATALLGAAATAGVALPATAEAAPATPSWRPDTDSRRFTLAVMPDTQYLFDGPSIDKAPIEASLRYLLEHGKDENIVFLSHLGDLTQNGAKPEFAAIGEAFRLLDRRGVGYSVLAGNHDIKSSTDDQRGTSPYLDAFGPQRFKNKSTFGGASSDGYNTYHVFKAAGREWLVLALDWRLSAQGYAWARDVIAKHPKTPVILTTHELVVDDDTLSDYGQQLWDQLIADHDQIFLTLNGHYWPAGRATRKNAAGNDVHLHLTNYQNRYFGGAAMIRLYHFDLNRDVIDVETVSPWILGRAAKGLNELERQEIELSGDADRFSVDIDFADRFAGFDPVPVRPARPASKMLIPGTAAYWRFESPVSGTVRDLSGRGNDLTVVSVNGGTLGWSADHHPDQPGHGSLEFTGYKSPLKGAYLRTVDGAPLNSATFKDGYTIEAFYWLPADWNASHNAWAGLVSRTGRNGSVGTVTDDPDEPLATLSLSDGPGPQWAMHPLNQQQLATNWGDETDPEIWWHLAVVNDGRHTTMYVQGCPVARNPHAPAIGIASSGQPWLLGGYEYADKIDQILHGRLGDVRIVSRALPVTSFMTH, encoded by the coding sequence ATGTGCACTTCGCATGAGCACGAGTATGAGCACGATCAGTGCGAGACGGCCCAGGCCGGCGCCGGACGGCGCAGTTTCCTCCGGGCGACGGCCCTGCTCGGCGCCGCCGCCACGGCCGGTGTCGCACTGCCGGCCACCGCCGAAGCGGCCCCGGCGACCCCGAGTTGGCGGCCCGACACCGACAGCCGGCGCTTCACGCTCGCCGTGATGCCGGACACCCAGTACCTCTTCGACGGACCGAGCATCGACAAGGCGCCGATCGAGGCCTCGCTGCGCTATCTGCTGGAGCACGGCAAGGACGAGAACATCGTCTTCCTGTCCCACCTGGGCGACCTGACGCAGAACGGCGCGAAGCCCGAATTCGCCGCGATCGGGGAGGCGTTCAGGCTGCTGGACCGGCGGGGCGTCGGCTACAGCGTGCTGGCCGGCAACCACGACATCAAGTCGTCGACGGACGACCAGCGCGGCACGTCGCCCTACCTGGACGCGTTCGGCCCGCAGCGCTTCAAGAACAAGTCCACGTTCGGCGGCGCCTCTTCCGACGGCTACAACACGTACCACGTGTTCAAGGCTGCCGGACGGGAGTGGCTCGTACTGGCGCTGGACTGGCGGCTGTCGGCGCAGGGCTACGCCTGGGCGAGGGACGTCATAGCCAAGCATCCGAAGACGCCGGTCATCCTCACCACGCACGAACTGGTCGTGGACGACGACACGTTGTCGGACTACGGGCAGCAGCTGTGGGACCAGCTCATCGCGGACCACGACCAGATCTTCCTGACCCTGAACGGCCACTACTGGCCCGCCGGCCGGGCGACCCGCAAGAACGCGGCGGGCAACGACGTCCACCTGCACCTGACGAACTATCAGAACCGATACTTCGGCGGCGCGGCGATGATCCGCCTTTACCACTTCGACCTGAACCGCGACGTCATCGACGTGGAGACGGTGTCGCCGTGGATCCTGGGCCGGGCGGCGAAGGGCCTCAACGAGCTGGAGCGGCAGGAGATCGAACTCAGCGGCGACGCCGACCGGTTCTCCGTCGACATCGACTTCGCGGACCGCTTCGCCGGCTTCGACCCGGTGCCGGTCCGCCCGGCGCGTCCCGCGTCGAAGATGCTGATCCCGGGCACGGCCGCCTACTGGCGCTTCGAGTCCCCGGTCTCCGGCACCGTCCGTGACCTGTCCGGCCGCGGCAACGACCTCACCGTGGTCTCCGTGAACGGCGGCACCCTCGGCTGGTCGGCCGACCACCACCCCGACCAACCGGGCCACGGCAGCCTGGAGTTCACGGGCTACAAGTCCCCGTTGAAGGGCGCATACCTGCGGACCGTCGACGGTGCGCCGCTCAACTCGGCGACGTTCAAAGACGGTTACACCATCGAGGCGTTCTACTGGCTGCCCGCCGACTGGAACGCCTCGCACAACGCCTGGGCCGGTCTGGTCAGCCGCACCGGCCGCAACGGTTCCGTCGGCACGGTGACGGACGACCCCGACGAGCCCCTCGCCACCCTGTCCCTCTCCGACGGCCCGGGCCCGCAGTGGGCGATGCATCCCCTCAACCAGCAGCAATTGGCCACCAACTGGGGCGACGAGACCGACCCCGAGATCTGGTGGCACCTCGCCGTGGTCAACGACGGACGGCACACCACGATGTACGTCCAGGGCTGCCCGGTGGCCCGCAACCCGCACGCCCCCGCGATCGGCATCGCCTCCTCCGGACAGCCGTGGCTGCTCGGCGGATACGAGTACGCGGACAAGATCGACCAGATCCTGCACGGCCGCCTCGGCGACGTCCGGATCGTCTCCCGGGCGCTGCCCGTGACCTCCTTCATGACCCACTGA
- a CDS encoding glycoside hydrolase family 2 TIM barrel-domain containing protein gives MTDPLFALRPWESPEVTSWGRLPMSAVDRRADAVSLDGDWRFQLLPAPDAALADTWSSAYVPGVWTMQDTDDLPQYTNVRMPYAEFPPLSPADNPTGVYEREIDVPADWAGRRIVLQVGAAESVLLVHVDGRPVGISKDSHLAAEFDLSAVVRPGARATVRLTVVKWSDSSHIEDQDQWWHGGITRSVLLYATDPLHLADVTVRAGHDGELQVDCQVRDAAGALPAGWWISGDLDGRLLAQDTEFDRFNTEDDRVSDFLGEARILATVPEVRTWNAETPELYGLTIRLHRADGTVADTSYRRIGFRDVEIVGRDLLVNGERVFIRGVNRHDFHPLTGRTVSYDDMRADLVLLKRFGFNAVRTSHYPNDPALYDLADELGLYVVDEADIESHDHAHEIADDPRYLNAFVDRVSRMVLRDKNHPSVIVWSLGNESDYGANHDAAAGWVRRHDPTRPIQYEGAAKRGWADPDLASDIACPMYAPLEDCVAHALSGEQTKPLIQCEYSHAMGNSNGTLADHWAAIESTPGLQGGFIWEFWDHGILQRVSDGRPTGRAGAGLYDNGVAAPGQRWAYGGDFGESIHDGAFIADGVVFPDRTPKPVMFEHREIAAPLRIECFRHEGIVLGNHQHFRGLEWLAGTWELALADGRTLTAPAELPALCPGETAAVPLPFELPEDGGEAWLTLRVTTAEDQAWAPRGTDVCTPQVRLRAATPLTVPVVGGSRVEVDGEGLLRHPLLSVAPTLSLWRAPTDNDELGGMAARWRTWGLDSLVRKVVSVRRDGERSEMGVPPAEGWGRVTTVAEYVGAVGVVRHCQVFTPVEGGVRVEESAELPEEFVDVARVGTVFETVPGLDLLEWFGRGPWESYPDRGTGAPVGHHAVPVDELFTPYLRPQESGGRHGVRWFTLSAPDATGLTVDLDEPRQVSVTRHRAEDLTAVRHHDELVPRASCVVQLDAAHRGLGTASCGPDTTPQYLVAPGVHRWSWTLRVL, from the coding sequence ATGACCGACCCGCTCTTCGCGCTCCGCCCCTGGGAGTCACCCGAGGTGACCTCCTGGGGGCGGTTGCCCATGTCCGCCGTCGACCGCCGCGCGGATGCGGTCTCCCTGGACGGGGACTGGCGCTTCCAGTTGCTGCCGGCACCCGACGCCGCGCTCGCGGACACCTGGTCGTCCGCATACGTGCCGGGCGTATGGACCATGCAGGATACGGACGACCTTCCGCAGTACACGAACGTCCGTATGCCGTATGCGGAATTCCCTCCACTGTCTCCCGCCGACAATCCGACGGGTGTGTACGAGCGGGAGATCGACGTCCCGGCCGACTGGGCCGGGCGGCGGATCGTGCTCCAGGTCGGGGCCGCCGAGAGCGTGCTGCTCGTGCACGTGGACGGGCGGCCCGTCGGCATCTCCAAGGACTCCCATCTCGCCGCCGAGTTCGACCTCTCGGCCGTCGTACGTCCCGGCGCGCGGGCCACCGTACGGCTGACCGTCGTCAAGTGGTCGGACTCCTCGCACATCGAGGACCAGGACCAGTGGTGGCACGGGGGCATCACGCGCTCGGTGCTGCTGTACGCGACCGATCCGCTGCATCTCGCGGACGTGACCGTGCGGGCCGGGCACGACGGGGAGCTGCAAGTCGACTGCCAGGTACGGGACGCGGCCGGCGCACTGCCCGCCGGGTGGTGGATCAGCGGCGATCTGGACGGTCGACTCCTGGCCCAGGACACGGAGTTCGACCGGTTCAACACGGAGGACGACCGCGTCTCCGACTTCCTCGGCGAGGCCCGTATCCTGGCCACCGTCCCCGAGGTGCGCACCTGGAACGCCGAGACACCCGAGCTGTACGGCCTCACGATCCGGCTGCACCGCGCCGACGGAACGGTCGCCGACACGTCGTACCGACGCATCGGGTTCCGTGACGTGGAGATCGTCGGGCGGGATCTGCTCGTCAACGGCGAGCGCGTGTTCATCCGGGGCGTCAATCGGCACGACTTCCATCCGCTGACCGGCCGCACGGTGTCGTACGACGACATGCGTGCGGACCTGGTGCTGCTCAAGCGGTTCGGGTTCAACGCGGTCCGCACCTCGCACTACCCGAACGACCCGGCGCTCTACGACCTCGCCGACGAGCTCGGTCTGTATGTCGTCGACGAGGCGGACATCGAGTCGCACGACCACGCGCACGAGATCGCCGACGACCCCCGCTATCTGAACGCGTTCGTGGACCGGGTGTCGCGGATGGTGCTGCGGGACAAGAACCACCCGTCGGTCATCGTCTGGTCGCTGGGCAACGAGTCCGACTACGGCGCGAACCACGACGCGGCGGCAGGTTGGGTCCGCCGGCACGATCCGACCAGACCGATCCAGTACGAGGGCGCCGCCAAGCGCGGCTGGGCCGATCCCGACCTCGCCTCCGACATCGCGTGCCCGATGTACGCGCCGCTGGAGGACTGTGTCGCGCACGCGCTGTCCGGTGAGCAGACCAAGCCGTTGATCCAGTGCGAGTACTCGCACGCGATGGGCAACAGCAACGGGACCCTGGCGGACCACTGGGCCGCCATCGAGTCAACCCCGGGTCTTCAGGGCGGCTTCATCTGGGAGTTCTGGGACCACGGAATCCTGCAGCGTGTGAGCGACGGAAGACCCACCGGCCGCGCGGGCGCCGGACTCTATGACAACGGTGTCGCCGCGCCCGGTCAACGCTGGGCGTACGGCGGTGACTTCGGCGAGTCGATCCACGACGGCGCGTTCATCGCGGACGGCGTGGTGTTTCCCGACCGCACGCCCAAGCCGGTCATGTTCGAGCACCGGGAGATCGCGGCGCCGCTGCGCATCGAGTGCTTCCGGCACGAGGGCATCGTCCTCGGCAACCACCAGCACTTCCGCGGCCTCGAATGGCTCGCCGGCACATGGGAGTTGGCGCTCGCGGACGGCCGTACGCTGACCGCTCCGGCCGAACTGCCCGCCCTGTGCCCCGGTGAGACGGCGGCCGTGCCGCTGCCGTTCGAACTGCCCGAGGACGGCGGCGAGGCCTGGCTGACGCTGCGCGTGACGACGGCCGAGGACCAGGCGTGGGCGCCGCGCGGCACGGACGTGTGCACGCCCCAGGTACGGCTGAGGGCGGCAACTCCCTTGACCGTGCCGGTGGTCGGCGGCAGCCGGGTCGAGGTCGACGGGGAGGGCCTGCTGCGCCACCCGCTGTTGTCCGTCGCCCCGACCCTGTCCCTGTGGCGGGCGCCCACCGACAACGACGAGTTGGGCGGCATGGCGGCGCGCTGGCGGACCTGGGGGCTCGACTCGCTGGTCCGCAAGGTCGTCTCGGTACGGCGGGACGGCGAGCGAAGCGAGATGGGGGTCCCCCCGGCCGAAGGCTGGGGGAGGGTGACGACGGTCGCCGAGTACGTCGGGGCGGTCGGTGTGGTCCGGCACTGCCAGGTGTTCACACCGGTGGAGGGCGGGGTGCGGGTCGAGGAATCGGCCGAGCTGCCCGAGGAGTTCGTCGACGTGGCCCGGGTGGGCACCGTGTTCGAGACGGTGCCGGGCCTTGATCTGCTGGAGTGGTTCGGCCGGGGTCCGTGGGAGTCGTACCCCGACCGCGGCACGGGCGCGCCCGTGGGCCATCACGCGGTCCCCGTCGACGAGTTGTTCACTCCGTATCTGCGGCCGCAGGAGAGCGGTGGCCGGCACGGGGTGCGGTGGTTCACGCTGTCGGCGCCGGACGCCACCGGTCTCACGGTCGACCTCGACGAGCCCCGCCAGGTCTCGGTGACCCGCCATCGCGCCGAGGACCTGACCGCCGTACGGCATCACGACGAGCTGGTGCCGCGCGCGTCCTGTGTGGTGCAACTCGACGCGGCGCACCGGGGGTTGGGCACGGCTTCGTGCGGGCCCGACACCACACCGCAGTATCTCGTCGCACCGGGTGTCCATCGCTGGAGCTGGACCCTGCGCGTTCTCTGA
- a CDS encoding carbohydrate ABC transporter permease has product MAFLQGTRRPKGIRGTRSRGIALHVSLILGVLLSAFPFYWAVIMSTHTSSEIFSYPPKLLPGTHFLENVRSLFDNIDFFGSMFNSVLVAGSVTFLVLLFDSLAAFVFAKFRFPGKNVLFALLMVIFMVPAQLAAIPQFVIMAKLGWIGSMTALIVPAAANAFGIFWMRQYMKSAIHDELLDASRIDGASFLRQYWHVALPVVRPGLAFLGIFTFMGQWNDYAWPLIALTNPNNVTLQVALSQLNGTHGTTDYGMVMTGALLALVPLLIVFAVGAKQIIGDLGKGAIR; this is encoded by the coding sequence ATGGCATTCCTTCAAGGCACACGGCGACCGAAGGGCATCCGGGGCACCCGGAGCCGCGGCATCGCCCTGCATGTCTCCCTGATCCTGGGCGTGTTGCTCTCGGCCTTCCCGTTCTACTGGGCCGTGATCATGTCGACGCACACCTCGTCGGAGATCTTCTCCTACCCGCCCAAGCTGCTGCCGGGCACGCACTTCCTGGAGAACGTGCGCAGCCTCTTCGACAACATCGACTTCTTCGGCTCGATGTTCAACTCGGTACTCGTGGCGGGGTCGGTGACCTTCCTGGTCCTGCTCTTCGACTCGCTGGCCGCGTTCGTCTTCGCCAAGTTCCGGTTCCCGGGCAAGAACGTGCTGTTCGCGCTGCTGATGGTCATCTTCATGGTGCCGGCGCAGCTCGCGGCCATCCCGCAGTTCGTCATCATGGCGAAGCTCGGCTGGATCGGCTCGATGACCGCGCTGATCGTGCCGGCGGCGGCCAACGCGTTCGGCATCTTCTGGATGCGCCAGTACATGAAGAGCGCGATCCACGACGAACTCCTCGACGCCTCCCGCATCGACGGCGCGAGCTTCCTGCGCCAGTACTGGCACGTGGCCCTCCCGGTGGTCCGCCCGGGCCTCGCCTTCCTCGGCATCTTCACCTTCATGGGCCAGTGGAACGACTACGCCTGGCCCCTGATCGCCCTCACCAACCCGAACAACGTCACCCTCCAGGTGGCCCTGTCCCAGCTCAACGGCACCCACGGCACCACCGACTACGGAATGGTCATGACCGGCGCGCTGCTCGCCCTCGTCCCGCTGCTGATCGTGTTCGCGGTCGGCGCCAAGCAGATCATCGGCGACCTCGGCAAGGGAGCCATCCGCTGA
- a CDS encoding carbohydrate ABC transporter permease — translation MATALDKPPAAVDSSSASSQPRSGFRKYWHLYAAISPFYLLFLCFGLIPVGFSFYLSLHRWDGLGSMEWAGLSQYKYLLSDTDFWNSVGNTLIIWALATFPMIFLAMVTAVMLNSAVRFKNVYRFAYFLPNVTSVVAIAIVFGSVFSTNFGLVNALLQAVGVDQIAWLNTPWGIKIAIATLMTWQWTGYNAIIFLAGLQTIPSELYEAARMDGAGPVQTFFRITLPMLRPVLLFVLVISTVTGLQSFSEPQVLLQNTSNDSTFAGGPGHSGQTMVLYFFQQTFDNNDFGYGAAVAWGIFLVVILFSIVNWRLVQRRGED, via the coding sequence ATGGCCACCGCACTGGACAAGCCCCCTGCCGCCGTGGACAGTTCGTCCGCCTCCTCGCAGCCCAGGAGCGGGTTCCGCAAGTACTGGCATCTGTATGCCGCGATCTCCCCGTTCTATCTGCTGTTCCTCTGCTTCGGGTTGATCCCCGTCGGGTTCTCGTTCTACCTCTCCCTCCACCGCTGGGACGGCCTCGGCTCGATGGAGTGGGCGGGTCTGTCGCAGTACAAGTACCTGCTGAGCGACACCGACTTCTGGAACTCGGTCGGCAACACCCTGATCATCTGGGCGCTGGCCACCTTCCCCATGATCTTCCTGGCGATGGTCACGGCCGTGATGCTCAACTCGGCGGTCCGCTTCAAGAACGTGTACCGCTTCGCCTACTTCCTGCCGAACGTCACCTCGGTGGTGGCGATCGCAATCGTCTTCGGCTCGGTGTTCTCCACCAACTTCGGCCTGGTGAACGCCCTGTTGCAGGCCGTGGGCGTCGACCAGATCGCCTGGCTGAACACCCCGTGGGGCATCAAGATCGCCATCGCGACGCTGATGACCTGGCAGTGGACCGGCTACAACGCGATCATCTTCCTCGCCGGTCTGCAGACCATCCCGAGCGAACTGTACGAAGCGGCGCGGATGGACGGCGCCGGACCGGTGCAGACCTTCTTCCGGATCACGCTGCCGATGCTGCGCCCGGTGCTGCTGTTCGTGCTCGTCATCTCGACGGTCACCGGGCTGCAGAGCTTCTCCGAACCACAGGTGCTGCTCCAGAACACCTCGAACGACTCGACGTTCGCGGGCGGTCCGGGCCACTCCGGCCAGACGATGGTCCTGTACTTCTTCCAACAGACCTTCGACAACAACGACTTCGGTTACGGCGCCGCCGTGGCCTGGGGCATCTTCCTCGTCGTCATCCTCTTCTCCATCGTCAACTGGCGCCTGGTGCAGCGCCGGGGCGAAGACTAG
- a CDS encoding ABC transporter substrate-binding protein → MRLSRRGLLRAGLAGTAATALGGLASGCAVPTGSTGRNMVLWYWDGGLGDTVVKNAKARYDSTVDLQAIKIGGYYRSKLITTMAGKAHIPDIAGLKGEDMASYLPNADQFVDLRTLGADKYKSQYLTWKWEQGIADDGTMVGFPIDCGPVAHFYQFAVFRKAGLPYEPADVSQELNTWEKFFAAGEQLRKRIPGTSLVTDVNSVFENVVNQGSKRYVDKDRHFIGDQEHVRNAWALAVEAKRRKIVSDLVSGTPDALSAEQDGKLPSQLGASWATSDIKTGVPKTKGRWRVAQMPVRPANNGGSFLSITKACRDPEQAFRIITWMMNASNQAQGFVDAGLFPSTPASYDLKTLRAPDPFFGGQDTMEIFGPAAQKITVAYNSPFDIALGQPLKDEIKNVGVLGKDPKKAWSDAMSKCRRIADHLGVSY, encoded by the coding sequence GTGCGGCTCTCACGAAGAGGCCTGCTCCGTGCGGGCCTGGCCGGTACGGCGGCCACGGCGCTCGGCGGCCTGGCGTCCGGCTGTGCCGTTCCGACCGGTTCCACCGGCCGGAACATGGTCCTGTGGTACTGGGACGGCGGCCTCGGCGACACGGTCGTCAAGAACGCCAAGGCGCGTTACGACAGTACGGTCGACCTCCAGGCGATCAAGATCGGCGGCTACTACCGGTCCAAGCTGATCACCACGATGGCCGGCAAGGCCCACATCCCCGACATCGCCGGCCTCAAGGGCGAGGACATGGCGTCCTATCTGCCCAACGCCGACCAGTTCGTGGACCTCAGGACACTCGGCGCGGACAAGTACAAGAGCCAGTACCTGACATGGAAGTGGGAGCAGGGCATCGCCGACGACGGCACGATGGTCGGCTTCCCCATCGACTGCGGTCCGGTGGCGCACTTCTACCAGTTCGCCGTCTTCCGCAAGGCGGGGCTGCCGTACGAACCCGCCGACGTCTCCCAGGAGTTGAACACCTGGGAGAAGTTCTTCGCGGCGGGCGAGCAGCTCAGGAAGCGGATCCCCGGGACGTCTCTGGTCACCGACGTCAACAGCGTCTTCGAGAACGTGGTGAACCAGGGGTCCAAACGGTACGTCGACAAGGACCGCCACTTCATCGGCGACCAGGAACACGTGCGCAACGCCTGGGCGTTGGCGGTGGAAGCCAAGCGGCGCAAGATCGTCTCGGATCTGGTCAGCGGCACACCGGACGCGTTGTCGGCCGAACAGGACGGCAAGCTGCCCAGTCAACTGGGCGCTTCCTGGGCGACCAGTGACATCAAGACCGGCGTACCGAAGACCAAGGGCCGATGGCGAGTTGCCCAGATGCCGGTGCGGCCGGCCAACAACGGCGGCTCGTTCCTCTCGATCACCAAGGCGTGCCGCGACCCCGAGCAGGCCTTCCGGATCATCACCTGGATGATGAACGCGTCCAACCAGGCCCAGGGATTCGTCGACGCCGGCCTGTTCCCCTCCACCCCCGCCTCGTACGACCTGAAGACGCTGCGTGCGCCGGACCCGTTCTTCGGCGGCCAGGACACGATGGAGATCTTCGGCCCGGCCGCGCAGAAGATCACGGTCGCCTACAACAGCCCGTTCGACATCGCGCTCGGGCAGCCCCTCAAGGACGAGATCAAGAACGTCGGTGTCCTCGGCAAGGACCCCAAGAAGGCCTGGAGTGACGCCATGAGCAAGTGTCGGCGCATCGCGGACCACCTGGGGGTGAGCTACTGA
- a CDS encoding carbohydrate kinase family protein, which yields MDDPRPDVLLTGLLFYDLVLTGLGQPPTPGEEIWTAGMGCGPGGIANLAVAASRFGLKTSLATVFGDDFYGAYCHEVLAGQEGVDLSLSRTANGWHTPVTVSLAHGDDRALVTHGQEPPYSQDVLMGDPPEARTALVHLEAEPRGWLAKASANGTQIYADVGWDPTEQWSRDLLDQLALCHAFLPNETEAMAYTRTDSAVAALGILTELVPVAVITRGGEGAIAVDQTTGEYAEVPALDVDVLDATGAGDVFGASFVAASLGGWPLEERLRFAVLAAGLSVQHHGGALAAPGWYGVDRWLHTVRDPELRTAYGFLVDRIPADPGPPVMYAPVTPPARL from the coding sequence GACGGCCGGCATGGGCTGCGGCCCCGGCGGCATCGCGAACCTCGCGGTCGCCGCGTCCCGCTTCGGTCTGAAGACCTCCCTGGCCACGGTCTTCGGCGACGACTTCTACGGCGCGTACTGCCACGAGGTCCTCGCCGGCCAGGAGGGCGTCGACCTCTCCCTGTCCCGCACCGCGAACGGCTGGCACACCCCCGTCACCGTCTCGCTCGCGCACGGTGACGACCGGGCGCTGGTCACCCACGGCCAGGAACCGCCGTACTCGCAGGACGTGCTGATGGGCGACCCGCCCGAGGCGCGGACGGCGTTGGTGCACCTGGAGGCCGAGCCGCGCGGCTGGCTCGCCAAGGCCTCCGCGAACGGCACGCAGATCTACGCCGACGTCGGCTGGGACCCCACCGAGCAGTGGTCCCGTGACCTGCTCGACCAGCTCGCCCTGTGCCATGCCTTCCTCCCCAACGAGACCGAGGCGATGGCCTACACCCGCACCGACAGCGCGGTCGCGGCGCTCGGCATCCTCACCGAACTGGTGCCGGTCGCGGTGATCACGCGGGGCGGGGAAGGGGCGATCGCCGTCGACCAGACGACCGGCGAGTACGCGGAGGTCCCGGCCCTGGACGTCGATGTCCTGGACGCGACGGGCGCCGGTGACGTGTTCGGTGCGAGCTTCGTCGCGGCCTCGCTCGGCGGCTGGCCGCTGGAGGAACGGCTGCGGTTCGCGGTGCTCGCCGCCGGGCTGTCGGTCCAGCACCACGGTGGTGCGCTGGCGGCGCCCGGCTGGTACGGCGTCGACCGTTGGCTGCATACCGTCCGCGATCCCGAACTGCGGACTGCATACGGCTTCCTCGTCGACAGGATCCCGGCCGACCCCGGGCCGCCCGTGATGTACGCGCCGGTCACTCCCCCCGCACGGTTGTAG